A portion of the Phacochoerus africanus isolate WHEZ1 chromosome 5, ROS_Pafr_v1, whole genome shotgun sequence genome contains these proteins:
- the SEMA4C gene encoding semaphorin-4C isoform X3, which produces MLWDRISLPRPPSRPPAPLGKRAVLERQERSPCSRGGAIHGPPLGVGKGRGREAGILHPSTPAPQGCPFPPLWEELGAGAPLWEQSIGVRRGVRFGPGAAGLELRGGACAMAPHWAVWLLAVGLWGLGIEAEVWWNLVPRKTVSSGELATVVRRFSQTGIQDFLTLTLTEQTGLLYVGAREALFAFSVEALELQGVISWEAPAEKKAECIQKGKSNQTECFNFIRFLQPYNTSHLYVCGTYAFQPKCTYIDMLTFTLERGEFEDGKGKCPYDPAKGHTGLLVDGELYSATFNNFLGTEPVILRNMGPHHAMKTEYLAFWLNEPHFVGSAYVPESVGSFTGDDDKVYFFFSERAVEYDCYAEQVVARVARVCKGDVGGARTLQRKWTTFLKARLVCSAPDWQLYFNQLQALHTLLDASWHNTTFFGVFRARWGDVDLSAVCEYQLEEIQRVFEGPYKEYHEQAQKWGRYTDPVPSPRPGSCINNWHRRHGYTSSLELPDNTLNFIKKHPLMEEQVDPRWGRPLLVKKDTNFTHLVADRVVGLDGATYTVLFIGTGDGWVLKAVSLGPWVHLIEELQVFDQEPVESLVLSQSKQKLLFAGSRSQLVQLPLADCVKYRSCADCVLARDPYCAWSVNTSRCVAVGGHSGSLLIQHVTVSDTSSICNFRGSKKVRLTPKNITVVAGTDLVLPCRLSSNLAHARWTFGGRDLPAEQPGSFLYDARLQALVVMAAQPRHAGAYHCFSEEQGARLAAEGYLVAVVAGPSVTLEARAPLENLGLVWLAVVALGAVCLVLLLLVLSLRRRLREELEKGAKAAERTLVYPLELPKEPTSPPFRPGPETDEKLWDPVGYYYSDGSLKIVPGHARCQAGGGPPSPPPGIPGQPLPSPTRLHLGGGRNSNANGYVRLQLGGEDRGGLGHPLPELADELRRKLQQRQPLPDSNPEESSV; this is translated from the exons ATGTTGTGGGATCGGATTTCCCTGCCGCGGCCCCCCAGCCGCCCGCCCGCTCCGCTGGGGAAGCGGGCTGTCCTGGAAAGGCAGGAGCGCTCGCCTTGCAGCCGCGGGGGTGCCATCCACGGCCCGCCGCTCGGGGTGGGCAAGGGTCGGGGGCGCGAGGCCGGGATCCtgcacccctccacccccgcaCCGCAAGGCTGCCCATTTCCCCCGctctgggaggagctgggagcaggGGCACCACTGTGGGAGCAGAGCATCGGAGTGCGCCGCGGGGTCCGATTCGGGCCTGG GGCAGCTGGCCTGGAGCTTAGAGGTGGGGCGTGTGCCATGGCCCCGCACTGGGCTGTCTGGCTGCTGGCAGTGGGGCTGTGGGGCCTGGGCATTGAGGCTGAGGTGTGGTGGAACCTGGTGCCCCGGAAGACGGTCTCTTCTGGGG AGCTGGCCACAGTGGTGCGGCGCTTCTCCCAGACGGGCATCCAGGACTTCCTGACACTGACTCTGACCGAGCAGACCGGGCTTCTGTATGTGGGGGCGCGGGAGGCCCTGTTCGCCTTCAGTGTGGAGGCTCTGGAGCTGCAGGGAGTG ATCTCATGGGAGGCGCCAGCTGAGAAGAAGGCCGAGTGTATCCAGAAAGGGAAGAGTAACCAG ACGGAGTGTTTCAACTTCATCCGCTTCCTGCAGCCGTATAACACATCCCACCTGTACGTCTGCGGTACCTACGCCTTCCAGCCCAAGTGCACCTACATC GACATGCTCACCTTCACTTTGGAGCGTGGAGAGTTTGAGGACGGCAAGGGGAAGTGTCCCTATGATCCAGCTAAgggccacactggcctccttgtgG ACGGGGAGCTCTACTCGGCCACGTTCAACAACTTCCTGGGCACGGAGCCTGTCATCCTGCGGAACATGGGGCCCCACCACGCCATGAAGACAGAGTACTTGGCCTTCTGGCTCAACG AACCTCATTTTGTAGGTTCGGCCTATGTCCCGGAGAGCGTGGGCAGCTTCACGGGGGACGATGACAAGGTCTACTTCTTCTTCAGTGAGCGCGCTGTGGAGTATGACTGCTATGCCGAGCAGGTGGTGGCTCGCGTGGCCCGCGTCTGCAAG GGTGATGTGGGGGGCGCGCGGACGCTGCAGAGAAAGTGGACCACGTTCCTAAAGGCACGGCTGGTGTGCTCCGCCCCTGACTGGCAGCTCTACTTCAACCAGCTGCAGGCACTGCACACCCTGCTGGACGCCTCTTGGCATAACACCACCTTCTTTGGGGTTTTTCGGGCACGGTG GGGGGACGTGGACCTGTCAGCAGTCTGCGAGTACCAGTTGGAAGAGATCCAGAGGGTGTTCGAGGGGCCCTACAAGGAGTACCACGAGCAAGCCCAGAAGTGGGGCCGCTATACTGACCCAGTGCCCAGCCCGCGGCCCGGCTCA tgcatcAACAACTGGCACCGACGCCACGGCTACACCAGTTCCCTGGAGCTGCCTGACAACACCCTCAACTTCATCAAGAAGCACCCGCTGATGGAGGAGCAGGTGGACCCCCGGTGGGGCCGGCCCCTGCTGGTGAAGAAGGACACAAACTTCACCCATCTGGTGGCTGACCGGGTGGTGGGGCTTGATGGAGCCACCTATACAGTGCTGTTCATTGGCACAG gagACGGCTGGGTGCTCAAGGCTGTGAGCCTGGGGCCCTGGGTCCACCTGATTGAAGAGCTGCAGGTGTTTGACCAGGAGCCTGTGGAAAGCCTGGTCCTGTCACAGAGCAAG CAGAAGCTGCTCTTTGCGGGCTCCCGCTCCCAGCTGGTGCAGCTGCCCCTGGCTGACTGCGTCAAGTACCGCTCCTGTGCTGACTGCGTGCTGGCTCGGGACCCCTACTGCGCCTGGAGCGTCAACACCAGCCGCTGCGTGGCCGTGGGTGGCCACTCAGG ATCCCTGCTGATCCAGCATGTGACGGTCTCAGACACCTCGAGTATTTGTAACTTCCGGGGCAGTAAGAAAG TCAGGCTCACACCTAAAAACATCACGGTGGTGGCAGGCACTGACCTGGTGCTGCCCTGCCGCCTCTCCTCCAACCTTGCCCACGCCCGCTGGACCTTTGGGGGCCGGGACCTGCCTGCAGAGCAGCCCGGCTCCTTCCTCTATGACGCCCGGCTGCAGGCCCTGGTGGTGATGGCTGCCCAGCCCCGCCACGCCGGGGCCTACCACTGCTTCTCCGAGGAGCAGGGGGCACGGCTGGCTGCTGAAGGCTACCTGGTGGCGGTGGTGGCAGGCCCGTCAGTGACGCTGGAGGCCCGAGCCCCCCTGGAGAACCTGGGCCTGGTGTGGCTGGCTGTAGTGGCCCTGGGCGCTGTGtgcctggtgctgctgctgctggttctGTCACTGCGCCGGCGGCTGCGGGAGGAGCTGGAGAAAGGTGCCAAGGCTGCGGAGAGGACCCTGGTGTACCCTCTGGAGCTGCCCAAGGAGCCCACCAGCCCCCCGTTCCGGCCCGGACCTGAGACAGATGAAAAACTCTGGGACCCTGTGGGCTACTACTACTCAGACGGCTCCCTCAAGATCGTGCCTGGCCACGCCCGGTGCCAGGCCGGTGGCGGGCCACCGTCCCCGCCACCTGGCATCCCCGGCCAGCCCCTGCCTTCTCCAACCCGGCTCCACCTGGGGGGCGGGCGGAACTCCAATGCCAATGGTTACGTGCGCTTGCAGCTAGGAGGGGAGGACCGGGGCGGCCTCGGGCACCCTCTGCCCGAGCTGGCTGATGAACTGAGGCGCAAGCTGCAGCAGCGCCAGCCGCTGCCGGACTCCAACCCCGAGGAGTCCTCAGTATGA
- the SEMA4C gene encoding semaphorin-4C isoform X2: MLWDRISLPRPPSRPPAPLGKRAVLERQERSPCSRGGAIHGPPLGVGKGRGREAGILHPSTPAPQGCPFPPLWEELGAGAPLWEQSIGVRRGVRFGPGRAAGLELRGGACAMAPHWAVWLLAVGLWGLGIEAEVWWNLVPRKTVSSGELATVVRRFSQTGIQDFLTLTLTEQTGLLYVGAREALFAFSVEALELQGVISWEAPAEKKAECIQKGKSNQTECFNFIRFLQPYNTSHLYVCGTYAFQPKCTYIDMLTFTLERGEFEDGKGKCPYDPAKGHTGLLVDGELYSATFNNFLGTEPVILRNMGPHHAMKTEYLAFWLNEPHFVGSAYVPESVGSFTGDDDKVYFFFSERAVEYDCYAEQVVARVARVCKGDVGGARTLQRKWTTFLKARLVCSAPDWQLYFNQLQALHTLLDASWHNTTFFGVFRARWGDVDLSAVCEYQLEEIQRVFEGPYKEYHEQAQKWGRYTDPVPSPRPGSCINNWHRRHGYTSSLELPDNTLNFIKKHPLMEEQVDPRWGRPLLVKKDTNFTHLVADRVVGLDGATYTVLFIGTGDGWVLKAVSLGPWVHLIEELQVFDQEPVESLVLSQSKKLLFAGSRSQLVQLPLADCVKYRSCADCVLARDPYCAWSVNTSRCVAVGGHSGSLLIQHVTVSDTSSICNFRGSKKVRLTPKNITVVAGTDLVLPCRLSSNLAHARWTFGGRDLPAEQPGSFLYDARLQALVVMAAQPRHAGAYHCFSEEQGARLAAEGYLVAVVAGPSVTLEARAPLENLGLVWLAVVALGAVCLVLLLLVLSLRRRLREELEKGAKAAERTLVYPLELPKEPTSPPFRPGPETDEKLWDPVGYYYSDGSLKIVPGHARCQAGGGPPSPPPGIPGQPLPSPTRLHLGGGRNSNANGYVRLQLGGEDRGGLGHPLPELADELRRKLQQRQPLPDSNPEESSV, from the exons ATGTTGTGGGATCGGATTTCCCTGCCGCGGCCCCCCAGCCGCCCGCCCGCTCCGCTGGGGAAGCGGGCTGTCCTGGAAAGGCAGGAGCGCTCGCCTTGCAGCCGCGGGGGTGCCATCCACGGCCCGCCGCTCGGGGTGGGCAAGGGTCGGGGGCGCGAGGCCGGGATCCtgcacccctccacccccgcaCCGCAAGGCTGCCCATTTCCCCCGctctgggaggagctgggagcaggGGCACCACTGTGGGAGCAGAGCATCGGAGTGCGCCGCGGGGTCCGATTCGGGCCTGG CAGGGCAGCTGGCCTGGAGCTTAGAGGTGGGGCGTGTGCCATGGCCCCGCACTGGGCTGTCTGGCTGCTGGCAGTGGGGCTGTGGGGCCTGGGCATTGAGGCTGAGGTGTGGTGGAACCTGGTGCCCCGGAAGACGGTCTCTTCTGGGG AGCTGGCCACAGTGGTGCGGCGCTTCTCCCAGACGGGCATCCAGGACTTCCTGACACTGACTCTGACCGAGCAGACCGGGCTTCTGTATGTGGGGGCGCGGGAGGCCCTGTTCGCCTTCAGTGTGGAGGCTCTGGAGCTGCAGGGAGTG ATCTCATGGGAGGCGCCAGCTGAGAAGAAGGCCGAGTGTATCCAGAAAGGGAAGAGTAACCAG ACGGAGTGTTTCAACTTCATCCGCTTCCTGCAGCCGTATAACACATCCCACCTGTACGTCTGCGGTACCTACGCCTTCCAGCCCAAGTGCACCTACATC GACATGCTCACCTTCACTTTGGAGCGTGGAGAGTTTGAGGACGGCAAGGGGAAGTGTCCCTATGATCCAGCTAAgggccacactggcctccttgtgG ACGGGGAGCTCTACTCGGCCACGTTCAACAACTTCCTGGGCACGGAGCCTGTCATCCTGCGGAACATGGGGCCCCACCACGCCATGAAGACAGAGTACTTGGCCTTCTGGCTCAACG AACCTCATTTTGTAGGTTCGGCCTATGTCCCGGAGAGCGTGGGCAGCTTCACGGGGGACGATGACAAGGTCTACTTCTTCTTCAGTGAGCGCGCTGTGGAGTATGACTGCTATGCCGAGCAGGTGGTGGCTCGCGTGGCCCGCGTCTGCAAG GGTGATGTGGGGGGCGCGCGGACGCTGCAGAGAAAGTGGACCACGTTCCTAAAGGCACGGCTGGTGTGCTCCGCCCCTGACTGGCAGCTCTACTTCAACCAGCTGCAGGCACTGCACACCCTGCTGGACGCCTCTTGGCATAACACCACCTTCTTTGGGGTTTTTCGGGCACGGTG GGGGGACGTGGACCTGTCAGCAGTCTGCGAGTACCAGTTGGAAGAGATCCAGAGGGTGTTCGAGGGGCCCTACAAGGAGTACCACGAGCAAGCCCAGAAGTGGGGCCGCTATACTGACCCAGTGCCCAGCCCGCGGCCCGGCTCA tgcatcAACAACTGGCACCGACGCCACGGCTACACCAGTTCCCTGGAGCTGCCTGACAACACCCTCAACTTCATCAAGAAGCACCCGCTGATGGAGGAGCAGGTGGACCCCCGGTGGGGCCGGCCCCTGCTGGTGAAGAAGGACACAAACTTCACCCATCTGGTGGCTGACCGGGTGGTGGGGCTTGATGGAGCCACCTATACAGTGCTGTTCATTGGCACAG gagACGGCTGGGTGCTCAAGGCTGTGAGCCTGGGGCCCTGGGTCCACCTGATTGAAGAGCTGCAGGTGTTTGACCAGGAGCCTGTGGAAAGCCTGGTCCTGTCACAGAGCAAG AAGCTGCTCTTTGCGGGCTCCCGCTCCCAGCTGGTGCAGCTGCCCCTGGCTGACTGCGTCAAGTACCGCTCCTGTGCTGACTGCGTGCTGGCTCGGGACCCCTACTGCGCCTGGAGCGTCAACACCAGCCGCTGCGTGGCCGTGGGTGGCCACTCAGG ATCCCTGCTGATCCAGCATGTGACGGTCTCAGACACCTCGAGTATTTGTAACTTCCGGGGCAGTAAGAAAG TCAGGCTCACACCTAAAAACATCACGGTGGTGGCAGGCACTGACCTGGTGCTGCCCTGCCGCCTCTCCTCCAACCTTGCCCACGCCCGCTGGACCTTTGGGGGCCGGGACCTGCCTGCAGAGCAGCCCGGCTCCTTCCTCTATGACGCCCGGCTGCAGGCCCTGGTGGTGATGGCTGCCCAGCCCCGCCACGCCGGGGCCTACCACTGCTTCTCCGAGGAGCAGGGGGCACGGCTGGCTGCTGAAGGCTACCTGGTGGCGGTGGTGGCAGGCCCGTCAGTGACGCTGGAGGCCCGAGCCCCCCTGGAGAACCTGGGCCTGGTGTGGCTGGCTGTAGTGGCCCTGGGCGCTGTGtgcctggtgctgctgctgctggttctGTCACTGCGCCGGCGGCTGCGGGAGGAGCTGGAGAAAGGTGCCAAGGCTGCGGAGAGGACCCTGGTGTACCCTCTGGAGCTGCCCAAGGAGCCCACCAGCCCCCCGTTCCGGCCCGGACCTGAGACAGATGAAAAACTCTGGGACCCTGTGGGCTACTACTACTCAGACGGCTCCCTCAAGATCGTGCCTGGCCACGCCCGGTGCCAGGCCGGTGGCGGGCCACCGTCCCCGCCACCTGGCATCCCCGGCCAGCCCCTGCCTTCTCCAACCCGGCTCCACCTGGGGGGCGGGCGGAACTCCAATGCCAATGGTTACGTGCGCTTGCAGCTAGGAGGGGAGGACCGGGGCGGCCTCGGGCACCCTCTGCCCGAGCTGGCTGATGAACTGAGGCGCAAGCTGCAGCAGCGCCAGCCGCTGCCGGACTCCAACCCCGAGGAGTCCTCAGTATGA
- the SEMA4C gene encoding semaphorin-4C isoform X1, with protein MLWDRISLPRPPSRPPAPLGKRAVLERQERSPCSRGGAIHGPPLGVGKGRGREAGILHPSTPAPQGCPFPPLWEELGAGAPLWEQSIGVRRGVRFGPGRAAGLELRGGACAMAPHWAVWLLAVGLWGLGIEAEVWWNLVPRKTVSSGELATVVRRFSQTGIQDFLTLTLTEQTGLLYVGAREALFAFSVEALELQGVISWEAPAEKKAECIQKGKSNQTECFNFIRFLQPYNTSHLYVCGTYAFQPKCTYIDMLTFTLERGEFEDGKGKCPYDPAKGHTGLLVDGELYSATFNNFLGTEPVILRNMGPHHAMKTEYLAFWLNEPHFVGSAYVPESVGSFTGDDDKVYFFFSERAVEYDCYAEQVVARVARVCKGDVGGARTLQRKWTTFLKARLVCSAPDWQLYFNQLQALHTLLDASWHNTTFFGVFRARWGDVDLSAVCEYQLEEIQRVFEGPYKEYHEQAQKWGRYTDPVPSPRPGSCINNWHRRHGYTSSLELPDNTLNFIKKHPLMEEQVDPRWGRPLLVKKDTNFTHLVADRVVGLDGATYTVLFIGTGDGWVLKAVSLGPWVHLIEELQVFDQEPVESLVLSQSKQKLLFAGSRSQLVQLPLADCVKYRSCADCVLARDPYCAWSVNTSRCVAVGGHSGSLLIQHVTVSDTSSICNFRGSKKVRLTPKNITVVAGTDLVLPCRLSSNLAHARWTFGGRDLPAEQPGSFLYDARLQALVVMAAQPRHAGAYHCFSEEQGARLAAEGYLVAVVAGPSVTLEARAPLENLGLVWLAVVALGAVCLVLLLLVLSLRRRLREELEKGAKAAERTLVYPLELPKEPTSPPFRPGPETDEKLWDPVGYYYSDGSLKIVPGHARCQAGGGPPSPPPGIPGQPLPSPTRLHLGGGRNSNANGYVRLQLGGEDRGGLGHPLPELADELRRKLQQRQPLPDSNPEESSV; from the exons ATGTTGTGGGATCGGATTTCCCTGCCGCGGCCCCCCAGCCGCCCGCCCGCTCCGCTGGGGAAGCGGGCTGTCCTGGAAAGGCAGGAGCGCTCGCCTTGCAGCCGCGGGGGTGCCATCCACGGCCCGCCGCTCGGGGTGGGCAAGGGTCGGGGGCGCGAGGCCGGGATCCtgcacccctccacccccgcaCCGCAAGGCTGCCCATTTCCCCCGctctgggaggagctgggagcaggGGCACCACTGTGGGAGCAGAGCATCGGAGTGCGCCGCGGGGTCCGATTCGGGCCTGG CAGGGCAGCTGGCCTGGAGCTTAGAGGTGGGGCGTGTGCCATGGCCCCGCACTGGGCTGTCTGGCTGCTGGCAGTGGGGCTGTGGGGCCTGGGCATTGAGGCTGAGGTGTGGTGGAACCTGGTGCCCCGGAAGACGGTCTCTTCTGGGG AGCTGGCCACAGTGGTGCGGCGCTTCTCCCAGACGGGCATCCAGGACTTCCTGACACTGACTCTGACCGAGCAGACCGGGCTTCTGTATGTGGGGGCGCGGGAGGCCCTGTTCGCCTTCAGTGTGGAGGCTCTGGAGCTGCAGGGAGTG ATCTCATGGGAGGCGCCAGCTGAGAAGAAGGCCGAGTGTATCCAGAAAGGGAAGAGTAACCAG ACGGAGTGTTTCAACTTCATCCGCTTCCTGCAGCCGTATAACACATCCCACCTGTACGTCTGCGGTACCTACGCCTTCCAGCCCAAGTGCACCTACATC GACATGCTCACCTTCACTTTGGAGCGTGGAGAGTTTGAGGACGGCAAGGGGAAGTGTCCCTATGATCCAGCTAAgggccacactggcctccttgtgG ACGGGGAGCTCTACTCGGCCACGTTCAACAACTTCCTGGGCACGGAGCCTGTCATCCTGCGGAACATGGGGCCCCACCACGCCATGAAGACAGAGTACTTGGCCTTCTGGCTCAACG AACCTCATTTTGTAGGTTCGGCCTATGTCCCGGAGAGCGTGGGCAGCTTCACGGGGGACGATGACAAGGTCTACTTCTTCTTCAGTGAGCGCGCTGTGGAGTATGACTGCTATGCCGAGCAGGTGGTGGCTCGCGTGGCCCGCGTCTGCAAG GGTGATGTGGGGGGCGCGCGGACGCTGCAGAGAAAGTGGACCACGTTCCTAAAGGCACGGCTGGTGTGCTCCGCCCCTGACTGGCAGCTCTACTTCAACCAGCTGCAGGCACTGCACACCCTGCTGGACGCCTCTTGGCATAACACCACCTTCTTTGGGGTTTTTCGGGCACGGTG GGGGGACGTGGACCTGTCAGCAGTCTGCGAGTACCAGTTGGAAGAGATCCAGAGGGTGTTCGAGGGGCCCTACAAGGAGTACCACGAGCAAGCCCAGAAGTGGGGCCGCTATACTGACCCAGTGCCCAGCCCGCGGCCCGGCTCA tgcatcAACAACTGGCACCGACGCCACGGCTACACCAGTTCCCTGGAGCTGCCTGACAACACCCTCAACTTCATCAAGAAGCACCCGCTGATGGAGGAGCAGGTGGACCCCCGGTGGGGCCGGCCCCTGCTGGTGAAGAAGGACACAAACTTCACCCATCTGGTGGCTGACCGGGTGGTGGGGCTTGATGGAGCCACCTATACAGTGCTGTTCATTGGCACAG gagACGGCTGGGTGCTCAAGGCTGTGAGCCTGGGGCCCTGGGTCCACCTGATTGAAGAGCTGCAGGTGTTTGACCAGGAGCCTGTGGAAAGCCTGGTCCTGTCACAGAGCAAG CAGAAGCTGCTCTTTGCGGGCTCCCGCTCCCAGCTGGTGCAGCTGCCCCTGGCTGACTGCGTCAAGTACCGCTCCTGTGCTGACTGCGTGCTGGCTCGGGACCCCTACTGCGCCTGGAGCGTCAACACCAGCCGCTGCGTGGCCGTGGGTGGCCACTCAGG ATCCCTGCTGATCCAGCATGTGACGGTCTCAGACACCTCGAGTATTTGTAACTTCCGGGGCAGTAAGAAAG TCAGGCTCACACCTAAAAACATCACGGTGGTGGCAGGCACTGACCTGGTGCTGCCCTGCCGCCTCTCCTCCAACCTTGCCCACGCCCGCTGGACCTTTGGGGGCCGGGACCTGCCTGCAGAGCAGCCCGGCTCCTTCCTCTATGACGCCCGGCTGCAGGCCCTGGTGGTGATGGCTGCCCAGCCCCGCCACGCCGGGGCCTACCACTGCTTCTCCGAGGAGCAGGGGGCACGGCTGGCTGCTGAAGGCTACCTGGTGGCGGTGGTGGCAGGCCCGTCAGTGACGCTGGAGGCCCGAGCCCCCCTGGAGAACCTGGGCCTGGTGTGGCTGGCTGTAGTGGCCCTGGGCGCTGTGtgcctggtgctgctgctgctggttctGTCACTGCGCCGGCGGCTGCGGGAGGAGCTGGAGAAAGGTGCCAAGGCTGCGGAGAGGACCCTGGTGTACCCTCTGGAGCTGCCCAAGGAGCCCACCAGCCCCCCGTTCCGGCCCGGACCTGAGACAGATGAAAAACTCTGGGACCCTGTGGGCTACTACTACTCAGACGGCTCCCTCAAGATCGTGCCTGGCCACGCCCGGTGCCAGGCCGGTGGCGGGCCACCGTCCCCGCCACCTGGCATCCCCGGCCAGCCCCTGCCTTCTCCAACCCGGCTCCACCTGGGGGGCGGGCGGAACTCCAATGCCAATGGTTACGTGCGCTTGCAGCTAGGAGGGGAGGACCGGGGCGGCCTCGGGCACCCTCTGCCCGAGCTGGCTGATGAACTGAGGCGCAAGCTGCAGCAGCGCCAGCCGCTGCCGGACTCCAACCCCGAGGAGTCCTCAGTATGA
- the SEMA4C gene encoding semaphorin-4C isoform X4, giving the protein MACVGPLRSVFSGCDSDPFFSPSRAAGLELRGGACAMAPHWAVWLLAVGLWGLGIEAEVWWNLVPRKTVSSGELATVVRRFSQTGIQDFLTLTLTEQTGLLYVGAREALFAFSVEALELQGVISWEAPAEKKAECIQKGKSNQTECFNFIRFLQPYNTSHLYVCGTYAFQPKCTYIDMLTFTLERGEFEDGKGKCPYDPAKGHTGLLVDGELYSATFNNFLGTEPVILRNMGPHHAMKTEYLAFWLNEPHFVGSAYVPESVGSFTGDDDKVYFFFSERAVEYDCYAEQVVARVARVCKGDVGGARTLQRKWTTFLKARLVCSAPDWQLYFNQLQALHTLLDASWHNTTFFGVFRARWGDVDLSAVCEYQLEEIQRVFEGPYKEYHEQAQKWGRYTDPVPSPRPGSCINNWHRRHGYTSSLELPDNTLNFIKKHPLMEEQVDPRWGRPLLVKKDTNFTHLVADRVVGLDGATYTVLFIGTGDGWVLKAVSLGPWVHLIEELQVFDQEPVESLVLSQSKQKLLFAGSRSQLVQLPLADCVKYRSCADCVLARDPYCAWSVNTSRCVAVGGHSGSLLIQHVTVSDTSSICNFRGSKKVRLTPKNITVVAGTDLVLPCRLSSNLAHARWTFGGRDLPAEQPGSFLYDARLQALVVMAAQPRHAGAYHCFSEEQGARLAAEGYLVAVVAGPSVTLEARAPLENLGLVWLAVVALGAVCLVLLLLVLSLRRRLREELEKGAKAAERTLVYPLELPKEPTSPPFRPGPETDEKLWDPVGYYYSDGSLKIVPGHARCQAGGGPPSPPPGIPGQPLPSPTRLHLGGGRNSNANGYVRLQLGGEDRGGLGHPLPELADELRRKLQQRQPLPDSNPEESSV; this is encoded by the exons ATGGCTTGTGTGGGCCCCCTTCGGTCTGTTTTCTCTGGCTGTGATTCTGACCCTTTCTTTTCCCCCAGCAGGGCAGCTGGCCTGGAGCTTAGAGGTGGGGCGTGTGCCATGGCCCCGCACTGGGCTGTCTGGCTGCTGGCAGTGGGGCTGTGGGGCCTGGGCATTGAGGCTGAGGTGTGGTGGAACCTGGTGCCCCGGAAGACGGTCTCTTCTGGGG AGCTGGCCACAGTGGTGCGGCGCTTCTCCCAGACGGGCATCCAGGACTTCCTGACACTGACTCTGACCGAGCAGACCGGGCTTCTGTATGTGGGGGCGCGGGAGGCCCTGTTCGCCTTCAGTGTGGAGGCTCTGGAGCTGCAGGGAGTG ATCTCATGGGAGGCGCCAGCTGAGAAGAAGGCCGAGTGTATCCAGAAAGGGAAGAGTAACCAG ACGGAGTGTTTCAACTTCATCCGCTTCCTGCAGCCGTATAACACATCCCACCTGTACGTCTGCGGTACCTACGCCTTCCAGCCCAAGTGCACCTACATC GACATGCTCACCTTCACTTTGGAGCGTGGAGAGTTTGAGGACGGCAAGGGGAAGTGTCCCTATGATCCAGCTAAgggccacactggcctccttgtgG ACGGGGAGCTCTACTCGGCCACGTTCAACAACTTCCTGGGCACGGAGCCTGTCATCCTGCGGAACATGGGGCCCCACCACGCCATGAAGACAGAGTACTTGGCCTTCTGGCTCAACG AACCTCATTTTGTAGGTTCGGCCTATGTCCCGGAGAGCGTGGGCAGCTTCACGGGGGACGATGACAAGGTCTACTTCTTCTTCAGTGAGCGCGCTGTGGAGTATGACTGCTATGCCGAGCAGGTGGTGGCTCGCGTGGCCCGCGTCTGCAAG GGTGATGTGGGGGGCGCGCGGACGCTGCAGAGAAAGTGGACCACGTTCCTAAAGGCACGGCTGGTGTGCTCCGCCCCTGACTGGCAGCTCTACTTCAACCAGCTGCAGGCACTGCACACCCTGCTGGACGCCTCTTGGCATAACACCACCTTCTTTGGGGTTTTTCGGGCACGGTG GGGGGACGTGGACCTGTCAGCAGTCTGCGAGTACCAGTTGGAAGAGATCCAGAGGGTGTTCGAGGGGCCCTACAAGGAGTACCACGAGCAAGCCCAGAAGTGGGGCCGCTATACTGACCCAGTGCCCAGCCCGCGGCCCGGCTCA tgcatcAACAACTGGCACCGACGCCACGGCTACACCAGTTCCCTGGAGCTGCCTGACAACACCCTCAACTTCATCAAGAAGCACCCGCTGATGGAGGAGCAGGTGGACCCCCGGTGGGGCCGGCCCCTGCTGGTGAAGAAGGACACAAACTTCACCCATCTGGTGGCTGACCGGGTGGTGGGGCTTGATGGAGCCACCTATACAGTGCTGTTCATTGGCACAG gagACGGCTGGGTGCTCAAGGCTGTGAGCCTGGGGCCCTGGGTCCACCTGATTGAAGAGCTGCAGGTGTTTGACCAGGAGCCTGTGGAAAGCCTGGTCCTGTCACAGAGCAAG CAGAAGCTGCTCTTTGCGGGCTCCCGCTCCCAGCTGGTGCAGCTGCCCCTGGCTGACTGCGTCAAGTACCGCTCCTGTGCTGACTGCGTGCTGGCTCGGGACCCCTACTGCGCCTGGAGCGTCAACACCAGCCGCTGCGTGGCCGTGGGTGGCCACTCAGG ATCCCTGCTGATCCAGCATGTGACGGTCTCAGACACCTCGAGTATTTGTAACTTCCGGGGCAGTAAGAAAG TCAGGCTCACACCTAAAAACATCACGGTGGTGGCAGGCACTGACCTGGTGCTGCCCTGCCGCCTCTCCTCCAACCTTGCCCACGCCCGCTGGACCTTTGGGGGCCGGGACCTGCCTGCAGAGCAGCCCGGCTCCTTCCTCTATGACGCCCGGCTGCAGGCCCTGGTGGTGATGGCTGCCCAGCCCCGCCACGCCGGGGCCTACCACTGCTTCTCCGAGGAGCAGGGGGCACGGCTGGCTGCTGAAGGCTACCTGGTGGCGGTGGTGGCAGGCCCGTCAGTGACGCTGGAGGCCCGAGCCCCCCTGGAGAACCTGGGCCTGGTGTGGCTGGCTGTAGTGGCCCTGGGCGCTGTGtgcctggtgctgctgctgctggttctGTCACTGCGCCGGCGGCTGCGGGAGGAGCTGGAGAAAGGTGCCAAGGCTGCGGAGAGGACCCTGGTGTACCCTCTGGAGCTGCCCAAGGAGCCCACCAGCCCCCCGTTCCGGCCCGGACCTGAGACAGATGAAAAACTCTGGGACCCTGTGGGCTACTACTACTCAGACGGCTCCCTCAAGATCGTGCCTGGCCACGCCCGGTGCCAGGCCGGTGGCGGGCCACCGTCCCCGCCACCTGGCATCCCCGGCCAGCCCCTGCCTTCTCCAACCCGGCTCCACCTGGGGGGCGGGCGGAACTCCAATGCCAATGGTTACGTGCGCTTGCAGCTAGGAGGGGAGGACCGGGGCGGCCTCGGGCACCCTCTGCCCGAGCTGGCTGATGAACTGAGGCGCAAGCTGCAGCAGCGCCAGCCGCTGCCGGACTCCAACCCCGAGGAGTCCTCAGTATGA